In the Chroococcidiopsis sp. SAG 2025 genome, one interval contains:
- a CDS encoding IS630 family transposase (programmed frameshift): MDSLSQFIASTSDARELKRALAVQMRQQGYPYQQIEALLEVSQSFISKWQQLYRQQGIDALKLGYWGTQGYLNDVDKQAVMEWLRQRSSCQLEELVTHLDLSYGVVFKSQQSYYDLVRFAGLSWKKTQSARPQKDELQVAQKNTLIVELLMRWRTQIASGQVRVLLIDECHLLWGDACGYVWGKTNQRIDVPIASERQRQTYYGAFDYGSKQFYVQAYDAGNTDNTIAFLNYLRSLDEPARLLVIWDGASYHRSHQLREFLAAINAGLPYEDWKIECIRFAPHAPEQNPVEDIWLQAKQFIRKFFMLCKSFAVVKYLFEFVTHQQYFTFEKAFMYG; this comes from the exons ATGGATAGCTTAAGCCAATTTATTGCCAGCACAAGTGACGCAAGAGAACTCAAACGTGCCCTAGCCGTGCAAATGCGGCAACAAGGTTATCCTTACCAACAGATTGAAGCACTGCTGGAGGTATCACAGAGTTTCATTAGTAAATGGCAGCAACTGTATCGACAGCAAGGCATAGATGCACTCAAGTTAGGATACTGGGGTACGCAAGGCTATTTAAATGATGTTGACAAACAAGCAGTGATGGAATGGCTACGGCAGCGCTCCTCCTGTCAGCTCGAAGAGTTGGTCACTCACCTCGACCTCAGTTATGGAGTCGTCTTTAAGTCGCAACAGAGTTACTACGACTTG GTTCGTTTTGCCGGACTCTCGTGGAAGAAGACACAATCGGCACGTCCCCAGAAGGACGAGCTGCAAGTCGCCCAAAAAAACACTCTTATTGTGGAGTTACTGATGAGATGGCGCACTCAAATCGCTTCTGGGCAAGTGCGGGTGTTGTTGATTGATGAATGCCATTTGCTATGGGGCGATGCCTGTGGCTATGTTTGGGGTAAAACCAACCAACGCATTGACGTACCAATTGCCTCCGAACGGCAGCGCCAGACCTACTATGGCGCGTTTGATTACGGCAGCAAGCAGTTTTATGTTCAAGCCTACGATGCTGGGAATACGGATAATACAATTGCCTTTTTAAACTATCTGCGCTCTCTCGATGAGCCAGCCCGTTTGCTGGTGATTTGGGATGGTGCAAGCTACCATCGGTCACACCAGTTGCGAGAGTTTTTGGCTGCTATTAATGCTGGACTACCCTATGAAGACTGGAAGATTGAGTGTATTCGCTTTGCCCCTCATGCTCCTGAACAAAACCCCGTTGAGGACATTTGGTTGCAGGCTAAACAGTTCATTCGCAAGTTCTTTATGCTGTGCAAGTCCTTTGCAGTGGTGAAGTATCTGTTTGAGTTTGTCACCCATCAGCAATACTTTACTTTTGAAAAGGCATTTATGTATGGATAA
- a CDS encoding RMD1 family protein, which yields MQTILFSDRDLVPVRALLLGQGLDLKTLEQIDCLAKDPLAIAAGESGCAVLFRYGAVVLYGLSPLEEATFITKLKDLTIVPFASPEVENVEIHRDANSTRAVEGDIIFLPEFDLKSLQIIATILAKSVIMAYYEMNIASAFERIEPFANRLQHARWSKQQVRELLKQLGNALAVEHKMVGRVQVIDKPKLLWESSELDRFYLRLEKEFEIQARQLILERKLALVYRTIETSLGLLQHNTIAILDSLWE from the coding sequence ATGCAGACAATTCTTTTTAGCGATCGCGATCTTGTTCCAGTACGCGCCCTGCTGCTTGGGCAAGGTCTTGATTTAAAAACATTAGAACAAATAGACTGTTTGGCTAAAGACCCCCTCGCGATCGCGGCTGGCGAATCTGGTTGCGCTGTTCTTTTTCGTTACGGTGCAGTTGTTTTATACGGTCTTTCTCCCTTAGAAGAAGCAACCTTTATTACTAAGCTCAAAGATCTCACGATCGTTCCTTTTGCCTCTCCAGAAGTAGAAAATGTTGAAATTCACCGCGATGCTAATAGTACGAGAGCAGTAGAAGGTGACATTATCTTTTTGCCAGAGTTCGATCTCAAAAGTTTGCAAATCATCGCAACTATTCTCGCCAAGAGCGTGATTATGGCTTACTACGAAATGAATATTGCTAGTGCTTTTGAACGGATCGAACCTTTTGCCAATCGCTTACAGCACGCTCGCTGGAGTAAACAGCAAGTGAGAGAATTACTGAAACAACTGGGTAATGCTCTCGCCGTGGAACACAAAATGGTTGGTCGAGTCCAGGTAATTGATAAGCCAAAACTTCTTTGGGAATCTTCCGAGTTGGATCGCTTTTACTTGCGACTGGAAAAAGAGTTTGAAATCCAGGCACGACAGTTAATATTGGAACGCAAACTAGCACTTGTCTATCGTACTATCGAAACGTCACTGGGTTTGCTCCAACATAATACTATAGCAATCCTAGATAGCTTGTGGGAATAA
- a CDS encoding helix-turn-helix domain-containing protein, with the protein MSGRVKLKINESAETLLTLLKQQKSASGKERVQALYLLKTKQVETVQHLAVVLGRNRVTVQRWLSQYRRGGLNQLLEVGKSTGRTPLIPAEAVERLKQELSEPEGFSSYQEVKLWLAAELGIRVKYDVVHNLVHDKLRADL; encoded by the coding sequence ATGTCTGGGAGAGTCAAGCTCAAGATTAACGAGTCGGCAGAAACGCTCCTCACTCTTTTAAAGCAGCAAAAAAGTGCAAGTGGGAAGGAAAGAGTACAAGCACTGTATTTGCTCAAGACTAAGCAAGTGGAAACGGTGCAACATTTAGCAGTGGTATTGGGACGGAATCGAGTCACAGTACAAAGGTGGTTAAGTCAATATCGCCGTGGTGGGTTGAATCAGCTATTAGAAGTAGGCAAAAGTACGGGAAGAACACCATTAATTCCAGCAGAGGCGGTAGAACGTTTAAAACAAGAACTGAGTGAGCCAGAAGGGTTTTCCAGTTATCAGGAGGTCAAGCTATGGTTAGCAGCAGAGCTAGGGATACGCGTGAAGTATGACGTGGTACATAATCTAGTTCATGACAAGCTAAGAGCTGATTTATAA
- a CDS encoding IS5 family transposase (programmed frameshift) — protein MSRKAYKSDLTDREWQIIEPLIPPVRPGGHPRTVDMREVVNAIFYLLKTGCAWEMLPHDFPPYSTVYYYFRRWQKRGIWQQINLALREQVRMKLGKSHQATAAIVDSQSVKTTRKKGEVSGFDGGKLVKGRKRHVVVDPQGLLMGVVITEANASERLGAIVALLEECYNSKSLELIWADSGYSGENFAQAVMVVCGAEVEIVKRITDGFEVLPRRWVVERTFGWLGRYRRLSKDYELLPEISESMVYAAMVRLMLRRLAA, from the exons ATGAGTAGAAAAGCTTACAAAAGTGATTTAACCGATCGAGAATGGCAAATCATTGAACCATTAATTCCACCTGTAAGACCAGGAGGACATCCACGTACTGTGGATATGCGTGAGGTAGTAAATGCCATCTTTTATTTGCTGAAAACTGGCTGTGCTTGGGAGATGCTACCACATGACTTCCCACCCTATTCAACGGTTTATTATTACTTTCGGCGTTGGCAAAAACGAGGAATTTGGCAGCAGATAAATCTTGCCTTACGTGAACAAGTACGGATGAAGCTGGGCAAATCTCATCAAGCTACTGCTGCAATTGTGGATAGCCAGTCCGTAAAAACGAC ACGGAAAAAAGGGGAAGTATCCGGCTTTGATGGCGGCAAGCTAGTTAAAGGTCGCAAACGCCATGTCGTAGTAGATCCTCAAGGACTACTAATGGGTGTAGTAATCACCGAAGCTAATGCTTCAGAACGATTAGGAGCAATAGTGGCATTGCTAGAAGAGTGCTATAACTCTAAGTCTTTAGAGCTAATTTGGGCAGATAGTGGCTACAGTGGAGAGAATTTTGCACAAGCTGTAATGGTAGTCTGCGGTGCAGAAGTAGAAATAGTTAAGCGGATTACAGATGGGTTTGAAGTTTTGCCCAGAAGATGGGTAGTTGAACGAACTTTTGGCTGGCTAGGACGCTATCGACGACTAAGTAAGGATTATGAACTCCTACCGGAAATAAGTGAATCTATGGTCTACGCTGCTATGGTACGGCTGATGCTGAGACGACTAGCTGCTTGA
- a CDS encoding transposase: protein MYGVVEPQSGENFFREISHLDTQCFQEFLNDFRRAYPEDLDIIQLDNGSFHPTSKLKVPENIILLFQPAHCPELNPIERLWEQLKGFLGWEVIDNLDALKIKVRQILTSFSEKTIKDLTGWKYILRSLEVANI from the coding sequence GTGTATGGTGTTGTAGAGCCTCAAAGTGGAGAAAACTTTTTTCGGGAAATTTCCCATTTAGACACCCAGTGCTTTCAGGAATTTCTAAATGATTTTAGGCGAGCTTATCCTGAAGATTTAGATATTATTCAGTTAGACAACGGCTCATTTCATCCTACCTCCAAACTCAAAGTTCCCGAAAATATCATCCTTCTGTTTCAGCCAGCCCACTGTCCAGAGCTTAATCCCATAGAAAGGCTTTGGGAACAGCTCAAAGGTTTTTTAGGTTGGGAGGTTATTGATAATTTAGATGCGCTCAAAATTAAAGTTAGACAGATTCTCACCTCGTTTAGTGAAAAAACTATTAAAGATTTGACTGGATGGAAGTATATTCTCAGGTCTTTAGAAGTCGCAAATATTTAA
- a CDS encoding AraC family transcriptional regulator: MNAIATHPIGTTPLPILSSQNQGWENILVEQFQQPPGEERSHFSEEHAICLSLAPRPVRLLQIKGGRTYVGLHAKGDVSVTPAKTPYFARWDSDDNCLQIRIASRFIQSVARETIATDPERLKLRLEFQTRDPQIEAIGMMLLAELKQENVGGRLYIESLANVLAVHLLRQYAAPKSQFIVYGNGLSERQILQVVEYIHAHLDRDIKLADLAALLGIGQSHLSHQFKQSLGMTPHKYLLGQRVERAKQLLKEGDCSITDIAVLCGFSSHSHLGQQFRHLTGMTPKAYRANLTHRFV, translated from the coding sequence ATGAATGCGATCGCCACCCACCCGATCGGAACCACTCCCCTACCGATCTTGTCGAGTCAAAATCAGGGCTGGGAAAATATTCTGGTAGAGCAATTTCAGCAGCCTCCAGGAGAGGAGAGAAGTCATTTTAGCGAGGAACACGCTATTTGTCTGTCTCTAGCTCCCCGTCCCGTTCGTTTACTACAAATTAAGGGAGGCAGAACCTATGTCGGCTTGCACGCGAAAGGGGATGTTTCGGTAACGCCTGCCAAGACTCCGTATTTTGCCCGTTGGGATAGTGACGACAATTGTTTGCAAATTCGGATCGCGTCGCGGTTTATCCAGAGCGTTGCCAGAGAGACGATTGCTACAGATCCCGAGCGGCTGAAATTGCGCCTAGAATTTCAAACTCGCGATCCTCAAATTGAGGCGATCGGCATGATGTTGCTAGCTGAACTCAAACAAGAAAACGTAGGCGGCAGACTTTATATCGAGTCGCTGGCAAATGTTCTAGCAGTGCATTTGCTCAGACAGTATGCCGCTCCCAAATCTCAATTTATCGTTTACGGCAATGGCTTATCCGAGCGGCAAATTCTGCAAGTCGTGGAGTACATCCACGCACACCTCGATCGAGATATCAAGCTGGCTGACCTGGCTGCATTATTAGGGATTGGTCAATCTCATCTCAGCCATCAATTTAAACAGTCGCTCGGCATGACTCCCCACAAATATCTGCTTGGGCAACGGGTAGAACGGGCAAAGCAATTACTGAAAGAAGGCGATTGCTCGATTACGGACATTGCCGTTTTGTGTGGATTCAGCAGCCATAGCCATCTGGGTCAACAGTTTCGCCATCTGACAGGAATGACACCAAAAGCCTACAGAGCAAATTTAACTCATCGCTTTGTATAA
- a CDS encoding DUF2808 domain-containing protein, which produces MNKQISARNILTKRNLAIGAILSSSLISLPVMAVQLGNGQTAFNYPPHLVRATTSYKSPHMSATYYFTLAIPQNAGEPLGAVTISQRQNSDTISFDPSRSRAFLGDRFARGSEIPLASIGGEQPNKPGEATIAFDPPVPPGNTVTVALRAKRNPNGGIYLFGVTAFPAGEKSSGQFLGYGRLHFGSR; this is translated from the coding sequence ATGAATAAACAGATATCTGCACGCAACATTCTTACCAAGAGAAATTTGGCGATCGGCGCGATACTCTCTAGTTCTCTGATTAGCTTGCCTGTGATGGCAGTTCAATTAGGTAACGGACAAACAGCCTTTAACTATCCTCCCCACCTCGTCAGAGCTACAACTAGCTATAAATCTCCACATATGTCTGCCACTTATTATTTCACGTTGGCAATTCCTCAAAATGCCGGAGAGCCTCTAGGGGCAGTCACCATCTCTCAGCGCCAGAACTCCGACACGATTTCGTTCGATCCCAGTCGCAGTCGTGCTTTTCTCGGTGACAGATTTGCCAGAGGTTCAGAGATTCCTTTAGCTAGCATTGGCGGCGAGCAACCGAATAAACCTGGAGAAGCAACGATCGCGTTCGATCCGCCCGTGCCACCTGGCAACACAGTCACAGTTGCCCTCAGAGCCAAGCGCAATCCCAATGGAGGGATTTATCTGTTCGGCGTAACGGCGTTTCCAGCCGGAGAGAAGAGTTCCGGTCAGTTTCTCGGCTACGGTCGTCTACACTTCGGTTCCCGATAA
- a CDS encoding EamA family transporter, giving the protein MLDIPPAQLKSLSPSSLGLVAILLTVLCWAVAANVAFDLFTTGIHPLELAGVSATIATFGLAILNSFWGRGQIKPMNLKQFVLGLVLVFLVAADYVAIQQLPVAVAIVLLFTSPILVVLWTAIATRRAPSQFVLFALILSILGVVLVSKILESNLEQVNWFGIGIGLTTAVFFAAYIILSEQLVGTGESIGILLRTYAVASLFWLAYQFTQGLPLDLLTGDRFPKVLLVGIMGNLLPYLLFF; this is encoded by the coding sequence ATGTTAGACATTCCTCCGGCTCAATTAAAGAGCCTTTCTCCCAGTTCGCTTGGACTCGTTGCCATCCTCCTGACGGTTTTGTGCTGGGCAGTTGCTGCTAACGTCGCCTTCGATTTGTTTACGACTGGCATTCATCCGTTGGAGTTGGCTGGAGTCAGTGCGACGATCGCGACCTTTGGTTTAGCAATTCTCAATAGTTTCTGGGGACGCGGACAAATCAAACCGATGAACCTGAAGCAGTTTGTCTTAGGGTTGGTGCTTGTGTTTCTAGTTGCCGCAGACTACGTTGCCATTCAACAATTACCTGTAGCAGTGGCGATCGTTCTCCTGTTTACATCCCCGATTTTAGTGGTTTTGTGGACGGCAATTGCTACTCGTCGTGCCCCATCCCAATTTGTTTTGTTTGCGCTGATCCTGTCGATTCTAGGTGTCGTCCTAGTCTCAAAAATTCTGGAAAGCAACCTGGAACAAGTCAATTGGTTTGGAATTGGGATTGGTTTAACTACTGCGGTATTCTTTGCTGCCTACATCATTTTGAGCGAGCAACTAGTAGGTACGGGAGAATCCATTGGCATCTTGCTGAGAACCTATGCGGTTGCCAGTCTATTTTGGCTAGCGTACCAATTCACACAAGGCTTGCCGCTGGATCTGCTGACTGGCGATCGCTTTCCAAAAGTGTTGCTGGTCGGAATTATGGGAAATCTGTTACCCTACCTACTGTTCTTTTAG
- a CDS encoding EamA family transporter, with amino-acid sequence MQRVRAERAAIVATLEPFVAAILAWLWFGQTLTLLQIAGGISIVVAVTAIQLRQSSHQQ; translated from the coding sequence ATTCAACGAGTTCGTGCCGAGCGAGCCGCGATTGTTGCCACTTTAGAACCGTTTGTAGCGGCAATTCTGGCATGGCTGTGGTTTGGACAAACCTTGACACTGCTGCAAATTGCGGGCGGAATCTCAATCGTTGTGGCAGTTACTGCGATCCAACTGCGACAGTCTTCTCACCAACAGTAA
- a CDS encoding glucose 1-dehydrogenase: MNFQRDKVALVTGGSSGIGRAAALQFAKQGAKVVVAARRETAGNQTVEQIRQLGKEASFVQTDVSQPAEIEALIQKTIALYGQLDYAFNNAGTEGVFAPMTQLTEANWDRTITTNLKAVWLCLKYEIEQMIAQVTGGAIVNTSSWLAKGGLLGTTIYSASKGGLDGMVRAAALECAKAGIRVNNVNPGIIDTEMFRRFGNPDDPNDAVVQAFTHHIPLKRLGSSEEVAEAVVWLCSDAATYITGETISVDGGSAIPGSRN, translated from the coding sequence ATGAATTTTCAACGCGATAAAGTTGCTCTCGTGACTGGGGGAAGTTCTGGCATAGGTCGAGCCGCCGCCCTGCAATTTGCCAAACAGGGAGCAAAAGTAGTCGTAGCGGCACGGCGAGAAACCGCAGGCAATCAGACAGTCGAGCAAATCCGGCAGTTAGGCAAAGAAGCCAGTTTTGTGCAAACAGATGTATCTCAACCCGCAGAAATTGAGGCACTGATCCAAAAAACGATCGCGCTTTACGGTCAGCTAGATTATGCCTTCAACAATGCCGGAACTGAAGGCGTGTTTGCACCCATGACACAGTTAACTGAAGCAAATTGGGATCGAACCATTACCACCAACTTAAAAGCAGTTTGGCTCTGCCTGAAGTACGAGATAGAGCAAATGATCGCACAGGTAACTGGGGGAGCTATCGTCAATACCTCCTCCTGGTTGGCAAAAGGCGGGCTACTCGGTACCACGATTTACTCTGCCAGCAAAGGCGGCTTAGACGGTATGGTACGGGCAGCGGCATTGGAATGCGCTAAAGCTGGCATCCGAGTCAACAACGTCAACCCTGGCATCATCGACACGGAAATGTTTCGTCGCTTTGGCAATCCTGACGATCCAAACGATGCGGTTGTTCAAGCATTCACCCATCATATTCCGCTGAAGCGATTAGGTAGTTCTGAGGAAGTTGCGGAAGCGGTCGTCTGGCTTTGCTCCGATGCAGCCACTTACATCACCGGAGAAACCATTTCAGTTGACGGTGGCTCTGCCATTCCTGGTTCTCGGAATTAA
- a CDS encoding FMN-dependent NADH-azoreductase translates to MAHLLHIDASPRGERSHSRRMTREFVEQWQRVHPNDTVTYRDLGRNPVPFVDESWIAAAFTPPERRSPELWEAIRLSDRLADKFLAADVYVIGVPMYNFSVPATFKAYIDQIVRVGRTVTFEPGDSVNVFQPLVLGKKMFAIEARGDSGFQPGGRYEKMNHHDPYLVTVFGFMGITDISFIHVENDEYGGQKLAESIAAARAKICELVAA, encoded by the coding sequence ATGGCACATCTATTGCACATTGATGCGAGTCCGCGTGGTGAAAGATCCCATTCTCGCCGTATGACCAGAGAGTTTGTTGAACAATGGCAGCGGGTTCATCCAAACGATACTGTTACCTACCGAGATCTCGGACGCAACCCCGTTCCTTTTGTAGATGAATCATGGATTGCCGCAGCTTTCACTCCACCCGAACGGCGATCGCCCGAACTATGGGAAGCAATTCGCCTCAGCGATCGACTAGCGGACAAATTTTTAGCGGCAGATGTCTACGTTATTGGCGTTCCCATGTACAATTTTAGCGTTCCTGCTACTTTCAAAGCTTATATCGACCAAATTGTCAGGGTTGGACGCACCGTGACATTTGAACCTGGTGATTCTGTCAACGTTTTCCAGCCGCTCGTATTGGGTAAGAAAATGTTTGCGATCGAGGCACGAGGCGATTCTGGCTTTCAACCTGGCGGACGGTACGAGAAGATGAATCATCATGACCCATATCTTGTTACCGTCTTTGGATTTATGGGCATCACGGATATTTCCTTTATTCATGTGGAAAACGATGAGTATGGCGGGCAAAAGTTAGCCGAGTCGATCGCGGCAGCTCGTGCCAAAATCTGCGAGCTAGTTGCTGCATAG
- a CDS encoding MarR family winged helix-turn-helix transcriptional regulator, with translation MAKQAVDRTAAGIAIEELIVEIVATFFLLRAEGMRIGVVSSSGEGYWSVLRLLKLNGAQTVPQIARSRYVPRQSVQKLANEMLEDGVIELVNNPAHKRSKLLRLTPKGEAVFQQLSDRIAALTETLAEQGDAAQLQNAVAVVKHLHEQLREMLDR, from the coding sequence ATGGCTAAACAAGCAGTTGATAGAACCGCAGCAGGAATTGCGATCGAAGAGTTAATCGTGGAAATTGTTGCCACCTTTTTTCTACTGCGAGCAGAAGGAATGCGAATCGGAGTAGTTTCATCCTCTGGAGAAGGTTACTGGAGTGTTTTGCGACTGCTGAAGCTGAATGGCGCTCAAACTGTACCGCAGATTGCCCGCTCTCGTTACGTTCCTCGGCAAAGCGTGCAAAAACTCGCCAACGAGATGCTAGAGGATGGAGTCATTGAGTTAGTGAATAATCCCGCTCACAAGCGATCGAAACTCTTGCGCCTTACACCCAAGGGAGAAGCTGTTTTTCAACAATTGAGCGATCGCATTGCCGCGTTAACGGAAACTCTGGCAGAACAAGGGGATGCAGCTCAATTGCAAAACGCAGTCGCTGTTGTCAAACACTTGCACGAACAACTGAGAGAGATGTTGGATCGATAA
- a CDS encoding SRPBCC domain-containing protein: protein MRLLFVTSDEFDEGFEKVMNADLPRGIVMTVIFEDLAGKTKLTLRILYESVAERRKHEEMGVVAGWNSSLECLDEYLAKMVEERVLD from the coding sequence GTGAGATTACTATTTGTCACCAGTGATGAATTTGATGAAGGCTTTGAAAAGGTGATGAATGCCGATCTACCAAGAGGAATAGTGATGACGGTGATTTTTGAGGATTTGGCTGGCAAGACCAAACTCACGCTGCGGATTCTGTACGAGTCTGTTGCAGAGCGCCGCAAGCATGAAGAGATGGGGGTCGTCGCTGGGTGGAACTCCAGCTTGGAATGTCTAGATGAGTATTTGGCAAAGATGGTCGAAGAAAGAGTGCTGGACTAA
- a CDS encoding VOC family protein, with amino-acid sequence MQLSPYLNFNGQCETAVKFYEQCLGGKIEAKMTYGESPMAEQTPPEWRDKIMHASLIVGDKVLMGADSPPERYEEPKGLSVLLGSDAPAEAERVFHALAKNGTVQMPIQETFWAARFGMVVDRFGIPWMINCDRATE; translated from the coding sequence ATGCAATTGAGTCCTTATCTGAATTTCAACGGTCAATGCGAGACGGCGGTTAAATTCTACGAGCAATGTTTGGGTGGCAAAATCGAAGCAAAGATGACTTACGGGGAGTCGCCAATGGCGGAGCAAACGCCCCCCGAATGGCGCGATAAAATTATGCACGCCAGCCTCATTGTGGGTGACAAGGTACTGATGGGTGCTGATAGTCCGCCAGAGCGGTATGAAGAACCAAAAGGTCTTTCCGTGTTGCTTGGGAGCGACGCTCCAGCAGAAGCAGAGCGCGTCTTTCACGCCTTGGCAAAAAACGGGACAGTGCAAATGCCGATTCAGGAAACTTTCTGGGCTGCTCGCTTTGGCATGGTTGTAGATCGATTTGGCATCCCCTGGATGATTAATTGCGATCGAGCTACCGAATGA
- a CDS encoding DUF1579 domain-containing protein encodes MESTKTQQPSTMTTQPQKEHDWLQKLVGEWTYEIEVKMGSDLSVEKATGIESVRSLGGLWILAEAQGEMPGCKAATTMMTLGYDPQQQRYVGTWIGSMMTHLWVYDGGELDAAERVLTLDSEGPAMAGEGKMARYKDAIEFKSDDWRVMTSQVLGDDGQWHQFMTVNYWQKK; translated from the coding sequence ATGGAGTCAACCAAAACACAACAGCCTTCAACGATGACAACCCAACCGCAGAAGGAACACGATTGGCTACAAAAGCTCGTTGGCGAATGGACGTATGAAATCGAGGTGAAGATGGGATCGGATCTGTCTGTTGAAAAGGCTACAGGGATTGAGAGCGTGCGGTCGCTTGGCGGACTCTGGATTCTAGCCGAAGCACAGGGCGAGATGCCAGGATGCAAAGCCGCGACGACGATGATGACGCTCGGCTACGACCCGCAGCAGCAGCGGTATGTGGGTACGTGGATCGGGTCGATGATGACACACCTCTGGGTGTACGACGGCGGCGAATTGGACGCGGCTGAGAGAGTGTTGACGCTCGATTCTGAGGGACCTGCTATGGCTGGCGAGGGGAAGATGGCAAGGTATAAGGATGCGATCGAGTTCAAGAGTGACGATTGGCGAGTGATGACATCGCAAGTGCTGGGCGATGACGGGCAGTGGCATCAGTTTATGACAGTAAACTATTGGCAGAAGAAGTAA
- a CDS encoding SDR family oxidoreductase, producing the protein MINQILKGKVALVAGATRGAGRGIATELGAAGAIVYVTGRTTRDRRSEYNRPETIEETADLVERGGGQGIAVAVDHLDPTQVQALVARIDSEQGRLDVLVNDIWGAEFFIEWNVPVWQHSLERGLRMLRLAIDTHIITSHFALPLLIKNPGGLVVEITDGTAEYNDRNYRLSLFYDLAKTSVIRMAWALARELQPHQCTAVALTPGWLRSEIMLEHFGVSEANWQDATAKEPHFVISETPRYIGRAVASLAQDPDVARWSGQSLSSGQLAQIYGFRDLDGSQPDAWRYIREVADAGKPADATGYR; encoded by the coding sequence ATGATAAATCAAATACTGAAGGGTAAAGTAGCTCTGGTTGCTGGAGCAACACGCGGTGCGGGTCGTGGCATCGCTACCGAACTCGGTGCGGCTGGTGCAATTGTTTATGTCACAGGTCGAACTACCCGCGATCGCCGCTCCGAATACAACCGTCCTGAAACTATTGAAGAAACAGCAGATTTGGTGGAGCGAGGGGGCGGTCAGGGAATCGCGGTTGCTGTCGATCATCTCGATCCAACACAAGTTCAAGCTCTGGTGGCACGCATTGACAGCGAGCAAGGGCGGCTGGATGTTTTGGTCAACGATATCTGGGGAGCTGAGTTTTTCATAGAGTGGAACGTGCCCGTGTGGCAGCATTCGCTGGAGAGAGGGCTGCGGATGCTGAGACTGGCGATCGACACGCATATCATCACCAGCCACTTTGCACTACCGCTGTTAATCAAAAATCCAGGCGGACTAGTTGTCGAGATTACGGATGGCACGGCAGAATACAACGACAGAAACTATCGACTGTCGCTATTTTACGATTTGGCAAAAACATCGGTCATCCGCATGGCTTGGGCACTGGCACGCGAGCTGCAACCGCATCAATGTACGGCTGTGGCACTAACTCCAGGCTGGCTGCGATCGGAAATCATGTTAGAGCATTTTGGCGTGAGCGAAGCTAACTGGCAGGATGCAACAGCAAAAGAACCCCATTTCGTTATCTCTGAAACCCCTCGCTACATCGGTCGTGCCGTTGCAAGTCTTGCCCAAGATCCGGATGTGGCTCGCTGGAGCGGTCAGTCGCTATCGAGCGGTCAACTGGCGCAGATTTATGGCTTTAGGGACTTAGATGGCTCGCAGCCTGATGCTTGGCGTTACATTCGTGAGGTGGCAGACGCTGGTAAACCTGCTGATGCCACTGGATATCGTTAG